Proteins found in one Xenopus laevis strain J_2021 chromosome 1L, Xenopus_laevis_v10.1, whole genome shotgun sequence genomic segment:
- the plaa.L gene encoding phospholipase A2-activating protein L homeolog isoform X1, whose translation MSQAGRDGGDSCYRLRCSLLRHELDVRGVARCPLWPGEGFVSVSRDRSARLWVPDSPNRGFIELQCMSGHSNFVSSVCILPPSDLYPRGLIATGGNDHNICVFSLDSEKPLYTLKGHTNTVCSLSSGKFGTLLSGSWDTTGKVWLNDKCMMTLQGHTAAVWSVKILPEQGLMLTASADKSIKLWKAGRCERTFLGHEDCVRGLAAINDTEFLSCSNDASVRRWLITGECLQIYYGHTNYIYSICLFPNSQDFVTTSEDRSIRIWRKGECTQTIRLPAQSVWSCCVLDNGDIVVGASDGIIRVFTESPDRIASPEEIQAFENELSKATIDPKTGDLGDIKIEDLPGRDHLNEPGTRDGQTRLIKEDGKVEAYQWSTGEGRWMKIGDVVGSSGATQQTSGRVLFEGKEYDFVFTIDVNESGPSFKLPYNLTEDPWLVAYNFLQKNDLNPMFLDQVAKFIIDNTAGQTQSTNVGFADPFTGGNRYVPGSSLQSDYSTAAADPFTGKNAYRSSTAPTPNTYFPKKEPVTFDQANPSQILGKLKELNESAPVERKIPEEDLMQLDKLLSVAGNPSGGTVTTQQLDTLWRAVNWPEDIVFPALDVLRLSVKNPTVNEMFYNEKEGSQFSSYLLQLMSPSGKQANQLLALRTVCNSFFCDPGTCLLMSERDTVLSKASELKTVNNKNIHIALATLMLNYAICLHKVSDIEGKAQCLSAISSVIEVVQDLEAIFRLLVALGTLISDDTNAVQLAKSLGVDSQIKKYMSVTEPAKVNQCCRLLLNIL comes from the exons TCCTAACAGAGGATTCATTGAATTGCAATGTATGAGTGGCCACTCCAACTTTGTCTCGTCTGTTTGTATTTTACCTCCAAGTGACCTATACCCAAGAGGACTGATTGCTACTGGAGGGAATGACCATAACATATGTGTATTCAGTTTGGACAGTGAGAAGCCTCTATATACACTAAAAGGTCATACGAATACTG TATGCAGTCTATCTTCTGGAAAATTTGGGACCTTGCTGAGTGGATCATGGGACACTACAGGAAAGGTGTGGCTAAATGATAAGTGTATGATGACATTACag GGTCACACAGCTGCAGTTTGGTCAGTGAAAATACTGCCTGAGCAGGGCTTAATGCTCACTGCATCAGCTGATAAATCTATCAAGCTCTGGAAAGCAGGCAGATGTGAAAGGACTTTTCTTG GGCATGAAGATTGTGTTCGAGGGCTTGCTGCTATAAATGATACTGAATTTCTCTCTTGTTCCAATGATGCCAGTGTCAGAAGATGGCTGATCACCGGAGAGTGCCTGCAAATATACTATGGACATACCAATTATATCTATAGCATTTGTCTCTTTCCAAATTCTCaag ATTTTGTGACTACCTCAGAGGACAGATCCATTCGAATCTGGAGAAAAGGAGAGTGTACTCAGACCATTCGTCTTCCTGCTCAGTCTGTGTGGTCTTGCTGTGTTCTTGACAATGGAGACATTGTTGTTGGTGCAAG cgATGGCATTATAAGAGTGTTCACAGAGTCTCCAGACCGCATAGCCAGCCCAGAGGAAATTCAGGCCTTTGAAAATGAACTGTCCAAAGCAACAATTGATCCTAAAACTGGTGACCTTGGAGATATTAAAATAGAGGACCTTCCAGGCAGAGATCATTTGAATGAGCCAG GCACCAGGGATGGGCAGACCCGGCTAATCAAAGAAGATGGGAAGGTTGAAGCCTACCAGTGGAGCACTGGTGAAGGACGCTGGATGAAAATTGGAGATGTAGTGGGCTCATCTGGTGCAACACAACAAACATCTGGAAGAGTCTTGTTTGAAGGGAAA GAATATGATTTTGTGTTCACAATTGATGTGAATGAAAGTGGACCATCCTTCAAGTTACCATATAACCTGACAGAGGACCCTTGGCTTGTTGCATACAATTTTCTGCAGAAAAATGATCTGAATCCCATGTTCTTAGATCAAGTAGCCAAATTTATCATCGATAACACTGCTGGTCAGACACAGTCTACAAACGTGGGCTTTGCAGATCCGTTCACAG GTGGAAATCGGTATGTACCTGGTTCATCATTGCAGTCAGACTATTCCACAGCTGCAGCTGACCCATTTACAG GAAAGAACGCATACCGATCATCAACTGCACCAACCCCAAATACTTACTTTCCCAAGAAAGAACCGGTCACATTTGATCAAGCAAATCCATCACAAATTCTAG GAAAACTTAAAGAACTGAATGAGTCGGCTCCTGTAGAACGGAAAATACCAGAGGAAGATTTAATGCAGCTTGACAAACTGTTATCTGTAGCTGGCAATCCTTCAGGAGGAACAGTAACAACTCAGCAGCTGGATACCTTGTGGAGAGCTGTAAACTGGCCCGAAG ATATTGTGTTTCCGGCCTTAGATGTTCTTCGTTTGTCGGTAAAGAATCCTACTGTCAATGAAATGTTCTACAATGAAAAAGAAGGCAGTCAGTTTAGCAGCTACCTCCTCCAGCTCATGAGTCCCAGTGGCAAACAAGCAAATCAGCTGCTTGCACTAAGGACAGTTTGCAATTCCTTCTTCTGTGATCCAGGAACTTGCCTTCTGATGTCAGAGAGGGACACTGTCCTATCAAAAGCGTCAGAACTTAAAACTGTCAACAATAAGAATATCCACATAGCCCTGGCAACACTGATGCTTAACTACGCAATCTGTTTACATAAAGTTAGTGATATAGAAGGAAAGGCTCAGTGTCTATCAGCCATCAGTTCTGTTATAGAAGTTGTTCAAGAccttgaagcaattttcagactGTTGGTAGCTCTTGGGACATTAATCAGTGATGACACCAATGCCGTGCAGTTAGCAAAGTCCCTGGGTGTTGATTCTCAGATCAAAAAATACATGTCTGTCACTGAACCAGCCAAAGTTAACCAGTGCTGCAGGCTCCTTTTAAATATTctgtaa
- the plaa.L gene encoding phospholipase A2-activating protein L homeolog, with the protein MSQAGRDGGDSCYRLRCSLLRHELDVRGVARCPLWPGEGFVSVSRDRSARLWVPDSPNRGFIELQCMSGHSNFVSSVCILPPSDLYPRGLIATGGNDHNICVFSLDSEKPLYTLKGHTNTVCSLSSGKFGTLLSGSWDTTGKVWLNDKCMMTLQGHTAAVWSVKILPEQGLMLTASADKSIKLWKAGRCERTFLGHEDCVRGLAAINDTEFLSCSNDASVRRWLITGECLQIYYGHTNYIYSICLFPNSQDFVTTSEDRSIRIWRKGECTQTIRLPAQSVWSCCVLDNGDIVVGASDGIIRVFTESPDRIASPEEIQAFENELSKATIDPKTGDLGDIKIEDLPGRDHLNEPGTRDGQTRLIKEDGKVEAYQWSTGEGRWMKIGDVVGSSGATQQTSGRVLFEGKEYDFVFTIDVNESGPSFKLPYNLTEDPWLVAYNFLQKNDLNPMFLDQVAKFIIDNTAGQTQSTNVGFADPFTGSGRYIPGSSSTDNIGADPFTGGNRYVPGSSLQSDYSTAAADPFTGKNAYRSSTAPTPNTYFPKKEPVTFDQANPSQILGKLKELNESAPVERKIPEEDLMQLDKLLSVAGNPSGGTVTTQQLDTLWRAVNWPEDIVFPALDVLRLSVKNPTVNEMFYNEKEGSQFSSYLLQLMSPSGKQANQLLALRTVCNSFFCDPGTCLLMSERDTVLSKASELKTVNNKNIHIALATLMLNYAICLHKVSDIEGKAQCLSAISSVIEVVQDLEAIFRLLVALGTLISDDTNAVQLAKSLGVDSQIKKYMSVTEPAKVNQCCRLLLNIL; encoded by the exons TCCTAACAGAGGATTCATTGAATTGCAATGTATGAGTGGCCACTCCAACTTTGTCTCGTCTGTTTGTATTTTACCTCCAAGTGACCTATACCCAAGAGGACTGATTGCTACTGGAGGGAATGACCATAACATATGTGTATTCAGTTTGGACAGTGAGAAGCCTCTATATACACTAAAAGGTCATACGAATACTG TATGCAGTCTATCTTCTGGAAAATTTGGGACCTTGCTGAGTGGATCATGGGACACTACAGGAAAGGTGTGGCTAAATGATAAGTGTATGATGACATTACag GGTCACACAGCTGCAGTTTGGTCAGTGAAAATACTGCCTGAGCAGGGCTTAATGCTCACTGCATCAGCTGATAAATCTATCAAGCTCTGGAAAGCAGGCAGATGTGAAAGGACTTTTCTTG GGCATGAAGATTGTGTTCGAGGGCTTGCTGCTATAAATGATACTGAATTTCTCTCTTGTTCCAATGATGCCAGTGTCAGAAGATGGCTGATCACCGGAGAGTGCCTGCAAATATACTATGGACATACCAATTATATCTATAGCATTTGTCTCTTTCCAAATTCTCaag ATTTTGTGACTACCTCAGAGGACAGATCCATTCGAATCTGGAGAAAAGGAGAGTGTACTCAGACCATTCGTCTTCCTGCTCAGTCTGTGTGGTCTTGCTGTGTTCTTGACAATGGAGACATTGTTGTTGGTGCAAG cgATGGCATTATAAGAGTGTTCACAGAGTCTCCAGACCGCATAGCCAGCCCAGAGGAAATTCAGGCCTTTGAAAATGAACTGTCCAAAGCAACAATTGATCCTAAAACTGGTGACCTTGGAGATATTAAAATAGAGGACCTTCCAGGCAGAGATCATTTGAATGAGCCAG GCACCAGGGATGGGCAGACCCGGCTAATCAAAGAAGATGGGAAGGTTGAAGCCTACCAGTGGAGCACTGGTGAAGGACGCTGGATGAAAATTGGAGATGTAGTGGGCTCATCTGGTGCAACACAACAAACATCTGGAAGAGTCTTGTTTGAAGGGAAA GAATATGATTTTGTGTTCACAATTGATGTGAATGAAAGTGGACCATCCTTCAAGTTACCATATAACCTGACAGAGGACCCTTGGCTTGTTGCATACAATTTTCTGCAGAAAAATGATCTGAATCCCATGTTCTTAGATCAAGTAGCCAAATTTATCATCGATAACACTGCTGGTCAGACACAGTCTACAAACGTGGGCTTTGCAGATCCGTTCACAG GTAGTGGGCGGTACATTCCAGGAAGTTCTTCTACTGATAATATAGGGGCTGATCCATTTACAG GTGGAAATCGGTATGTACCTGGTTCATCATTGCAGTCAGACTATTCCACAGCTGCAGCTGACCCATTTACAG GAAAGAACGCATACCGATCATCAACTGCACCAACCCCAAATACTTACTTTCCCAAGAAAGAACCGGTCACATTTGATCAAGCAAATCCATCACAAATTCTAG GAAAACTTAAAGAACTGAATGAGTCGGCTCCTGTAGAACGGAAAATACCAGAGGAAGATTTAATGCAGCTTGACAAACTGTTATCTGTAGCTGGCAATCCTTCAGGAGGAACAGTAACAACTCAGCAGCTGGATACCTTGTGGAGAGCTGTAAACTGGCCCGAAG ATATTGTGTTTCCGGCCTTAGATGTTCTTCGTTTGTCGGTAAAGAATCCTACTGTCAATGAAATGTTCTACAATGAAAAAGAAGGCAGTCAGTTTAGCAGCTACCTCCTCCAGCTCATGAGTCCCAGTGGCAAACAAGCAAATCAGCTGCTTGCACTAAGGACAGTTTGCAATTCCTTCTTCTGTGATCCAGGAACTTGCCTTCTGATGTCAGAGAGGGACACTGTCCTATCAAAAGCGTCAGAACTTAAAACTGTCAACAATAAGAATATCCACATAGCCCTGGCAACACTGATGCTTAACTACGCAATCTGTTTACATAAAGTTAGTGATATAGAAGGAAAGGCTCAGTGTCTATCAGCCATCAGTTCTGTTATAGAAGTTGTTCAAGAccttgaagcaattttcagactGTTGGTAGCTCTTGGGACATTAATCAGTGATGACACCAATGCCGTGCAGTTAGCAAAGTCCCTGGGTGTTGATTCTCAGATCAAAAAATACATGTCTGTCACTGAACCAGCCAAAGTTAACCAGTGCTGCAGGCTCCTTTTAAATATTctgtaa